Part of the Anopheles coluzzii chromosome 3, AcolN3, whole genome shotgun sequence genome is shown below.
ATCAAATACGCTATTAAATATCGTGCTATAAATAAGGTGTATAGAAAGTTGAGTTTTAGAGCATACTAAAGTTCGAAGTATTTATGGCAATTCTTAGTGCAATTCATTCGTAAGTTTGATATAAAACAGCAAGTTTGTTGAACCTCTAGACTTGTACTAACATAACTGTCCTTTTTGAGCTGATATTCATGCTTTGctgaacaatattttgcatGCTACATTTTTGTTGAAGCTTTTAGTGTTTCATGCCAGACGGACACGCAAAGTAAGTTAACCCCAGCAATGTGAAAGCTCTTTGAAAGCTGAATTAAATTTACTGAAAATTAAGTTTTACAGTCTTTCAACGTTATTATGAGAAGCACAGTTTAGATAGTTTTGATGCTCACATTTCTGTGCAATTAAATATCATGCTATAAATAAGGTGTATAGAAAGTTGAGTTTTAGAACATACTAAAGTTTGAAGTATTTATGGCAATTCTTAGTGCAATTTATTCGAAAGTTTGATATACAACAGCAAGATTGTTGAACTTGTACTAGTACGCATGTCCTTTTTGTACTAAAACTCATGCCTTGCTGAACAATGTTTTGCATATAACATTTTATGATGAAGCTTTTAGTGTTTCATGCCACAAAGACAGGAAAAGTAAGTTGGCCCTAGGAACGTGAAAGCTCTTTGAAAGCTGAATTAATTTTGCTGAAAATTTTGCTTTGCGGTCTTTCAACGTTGTTATGAGAGCACAGTTTAGATAGTTTTAATGCTCACATTTCTGTGCAATCAAATACGCAATTAAATAGCATGCTATAAATGAGGTGTATAGAAAATTGAGTTTTAGAACATACTAAAGTTCGAAGTATTTATGGCAATTATTGGTGGAATTTATTCGAAAGTTTAAAATATAGCAAGTTCGTTGAATCTCTAGCCTTGTACTAATACGCATGTCCTTTTTGTACTAAAACTCATGCCTTGctgaacaatattttgcatGCAACATTTTTGTTGAAGCTTTAAGTGTTTCATGCCAGACGGACAGGGAAAGTAAGTTAACCCCAGCAATGTGACAGCTCTTTGAAAACTGAATTAAATTTGCTGAAAATTTTGCTTTGCGGTCTTTCAACCTTGTTATGAGTAGCACAGTGAAGATAGTTTTGATGCTCACATTTCTGTGCTATGGTTCTCATCAAATTGTAATATTTGAGAAAATAATTCACTCTTTGTAAAGATTATCAAAGCTTTTAGCAATTCAATAGtttatcattaaatttttttaattagtttgtttttgtcgaTTGAAGAACTCTCAATATTGTGTTCGGCGTCAATTACACACCGATTAACaataacaaatgaaaataaattaaacaaaatgtatCTTATCCTCTGGTTTTTCaagaattaaaacaaaaaagcttctGCCTTAGCTTTGATTTGTGCTTTGGAAGTATGAAGGACGATTCTTCAATCTGTAGAAGTTCATTTAACGAGACATATTAGTTAACGTATTTTAGACAACGTGATAAACTTTAAAGCTTAAAACGAAtaacgaaattaaatattaaaaaaatatttgtatcATTCATATATCAGATGTTTGAAGGCTACTCGTTCTGTCAATTAAGCTATTTTAGACACCATGATAATCTTTAAAGCTTAAAACGAAtaacgaaattaaattttaaaaatttatctGTATTATTCATATGTCAGATGTTTGAAGGCTACTCGTTCTGTCAACTTatattgtaaaatattcataacatTATCATTGAAGCTtaaattttgttataaaattgAAGTAACACATGTTGTAATTTCTTTCAAAACGCAAAACAGGCACGCCCACCCATCAAACGCGTTTCTTCCTGTGGCGATAGATTTTGCTGCCATTTATTGCTGCTCGTACAACGGGAGATTAATTTACATTTGCTTAGGTGGCAGGAGTTATACACTTGCTGCTAACATAGTAACATCGCTATATGCACATGTAATTCATACTTCGTATAACATTTGTTAGGTTCCCTGGCGTTGGGAGAAAAGGAGAGGAAAGGTGGAGGGGGAAAGAGGGGTAGGAGATCCTGTGATCCTTATCATAACGTCTTAACGGTGACTAAAGCGATgcccaccaccaaccaaccgaaGGGACCGTGTGCTCCacaggaagaagaagcagccgAAGCGGTCAGTAGAATTTCGTTAATTTTGTTATCGGTGTAGTTCTTGAGAAATGTCGTTGACCCCAGATAGTTCGACTGTTGAATGACCTGGTTTTCCACCTGTTTCGTTTTGGCTGCCagggagagaaagcgagagaaacAATACCCGGTCATCCAGTTAAGAAGCGTTTGAAGCGTCTGACTGGTCGTTGCAAATGCTTACATGTTTTACGGTACACTCGCACCGACTCCTCCGTAGTGCCGAGGGAATTTTTGGCCACACATTTGTACACACCGTAGTCGGACGCCTTCTCCAGCCGGATGGTGATGCGCATCGTCACCTTGAAGACGTGATCCTCGAGCGTGGAGTCGTACGTGCCGCCCTGCAGTATGATTTCGCCCTTGCCCTTCATCCAGTAGTTGATGGAGTTCGGCTGGGCCTCGCTGTGGCACTCGAGGGTAACCCGGCCGCCCAGCTCGGCGTAGTACTGGCGCGTCGGCAGCCGCACAATCGGTTGGACTGAAATTTGAAAGCAAGCAAATCGAGTGCGAGTGAGAGATCTTTATCCGGCCGGCCTAACCACGTGGCACACGCCTTACAGTTGACTGTTACGATAATTCGTTTGCTGACCGTCGGGGGCACACCGTTTGATGCGATGCAGTGATAGGAGCCGGCGTTATGCCGCTGGATGTGGTAGATGTGCAGCATCGCTCCGTCGTGGCTCGTTACTATGCACGAATGATGATTAAGTTATTATTAGGGGAACCGGTACTACGTTCGGGCCGGTGTCGGTGGGTGTGCGCCAGCTAAGCGAAATGAATAATACATACTTCCGGAATCCTCCACGGATGTGATCGACTTGTCGCCCTCCCGCTTCCAGTTGACGGTTGGCTCGGGGACGCCCGTTGCGGCACAGGTGAGCGTTACGTTGGTACCCTCCAGCACCACCATATCCTGGCTGGTGGGATAGTCGAGAATGTCGGGCGGGACTGGCGACGGGGCAGACGGATTATTGGAATCAGAGCACAAAGAtgtaaacaataatt
Proteins encoded:
- the LOC120959496 gene encoding neurotrimin-like, coding for MNINCNKPNAHKATMDACLITSLIVLIGISRCYALLDVSGIDPKFSAPIANVTVPVGREGVMTCTVHDLYKYKVAWLRVDTQTILTIETLVITKSERIAITHTEQRIWQLRIKDIRESDKGWYMCQINTDPMKSQMGYLDVVVPPDILDYPTSQDMVVLEGTNVTLTCAATGVPEPTVNWKREGDKSITSVEDSGITSHDGAMLHIYHIQRHNAGSYHCIASNGVPPTVSKRIIVTVNFQPIVRLPTRQYYAELGGRVTLECHSEAQPNSINYWMKGKGEIILQGGTYDSTLEDHVFKVTMRITIRLEKASDYGVYKCVAKNSLGTTEESVRVYRKTSKTKQVENQVIQQSNYLGSTTFLKNYTDNKINEILLTASAASSSCGAHGPFGWLVVGIALVTVKTL